In Roseiconus lacunae, a genomic segment contains:
- a CDS encoding DUF2294 domain-containing protein, whose translation MSRLQTASEQTMPSKKETERAISQAIICFEKEFMGRGPLETKSFIVEDMVLVRLKNVLTPAEMKLSEAEDPQRGRYLIKQMRQELIERGRALLDAAIKDILHIDVISLHTDISSKTGERVIVFTLSEKPVFSGT comes from the coding sequence ATGTCCAGATTGCAAACTGCGAGTGAGCAAACGATGCCGAGTAAAAAGGAAACCGAACGGGCGATTAGTCAGGCGATCATTTGTTTTGAGAAGGAGTTCATGGGACGTGGCCCTCTGGAAACGAAATCCTTCATCGTCGAAGACATGGTGCTGGTACGATTGAAAAATGTGCTTACGCCTGCCGAAATGAAGCTGTCCGAAGCCGAGGATCCACAACGCGGTCGCTATTTGATCAAGCAAATGCGCCAGGAACTGATCGAGCGAGGTCGAGCACTACTCGACGCAGCCATCAAGGATATCCTGCACATCGATGTTATCAGCTTGCATACCGACATCAGTTCAAAGACCGGCGAACGCGTCATTGTGTTCACGCTCAGTGAAAAGCCCGTCTTTTCCGGCACGTAA
- a CDS encoding proton-conducting transporter transmembrane domain-containing protein, protein MLEIPEAVIAIPIACLFALAALPPSWSNNHVLLVRRSVTMILAIQTVAALMVLVKSYFFGPVAIKSSAVSLSGAAPIDPAIIELSAYLDGVSCLMFLMVSLVGFVVSRFSIRYLDGEATQGRYFRWLGFTIAAVSTMTISGNLLMFFAAWVMTSFGLHQLLLHYRHRAAAHRAAWTKFTISRIGDAFLVAALIVTFQSFGTFDFVTLFERAAEIADGGRVTVNQMAIGWLIVFGAMTKSAQFPFHTWLPNTMETPTPVSALMHAGIVNAGGYLVVRTGSLVTLAPTALAVLAAIGAFTACFGAIVMITQPSIKRALAYSTIAQMGFMMLQCGLGAFAAAMLHIVAHSFYKAYAFLNSGSVIAESRSLDGTAQHVAQSTERRWAVPVAFALSAISLACVLAILGIDITAKVGGLTFALIICLALTTWGWRLLQSPQRNLWWVATFGIPMLCLLYGTSYAGISMIVAGAIPTVSGTAWTTILVVDVALAFCLLFMLHAALRNDRSPIWLESLRIHAANEFYIDVIYRRVFGSLAKS, encoded by the coding sequence GTGCTAGAAATTCCTGAGGCAGTGATTGCCATCCCAATCGCATGTCTATTCGCTTTGGCCGCGCTGCCGCCCTCCTGGTCAAACAATCATGTGCTGCTGGTGCGGCGGTCGGTGACGATGATCCTCGCGATTCAAACCGTAGCCGCGCTAATGGTCTTGGTCAAAAGCTATTTTTTCGGTCCGGTTGCGATCAAGAGTTCAGCAGTAAGTCTTTCAGGGGCAGCGCCAATCGACCCAGCGATTATCGAACTGTCTGCGTATCTTGACGGTGTTTCATGTTTGATGTTTTTGATGGTCAGCCTTGTCGGGTTTGTCGTCAGTCGTTTTTCGATCCGTTACCTCGACGGTGAAGCAACACAAGGTCGCTACTTTCGTTGGCTGGGATTCACGATCGCGGCGGTCAGCACGATGACGATTTCGGGCAATCTGCTGATGTTTTTTGCCGCTTGGGTCATGACCAGTTTTGGCTTGCACCAATTGCTCCTGCATTACCGACATCGAGCGGCGGCCCATCGAGCGGCATGGACGAAATTCACGATCAGCCGTATCGGGGACGCATTTCTTGTCGCGGCCTTAATCGTAACGTTTCAGTCGTTCGGGACGTTCGACTTTGTCACGTTATTCGAAAGGGCGGCGGAGATCGCCGACGGAGGCCGGGTGACGGTAAACCAGATGGCAATCGGTTGGCTAATTGTTTTCGGTGCGATGACCAAGTCGGCTCAATTTCCGTTTCATACCTGGCTCCCCAATACGATGGAAACGCCGACTCCCGTTTCGGCGCTGATGCATGCGGGGATTGTTAATGCCGGAGGTTACTTGGTCGTCAGGACGGGATCGTTGGTCACGCTCGCACCCACTGCTCTCGCGGTACTTGCGGCGATCGGAGCCTTCACGGCATGCTTTGGCGCGATCGTGATGATAACGCAGCCTAGCATCAAGCGTGCGTTGGCATATTCGACGATCGCCCAAATGGGCTTCATGATGCTGCAGTGTGGATTGGGAGCGTTTGCCGCGGCAATGCTACACATCGTAGCCCACTCGTTTTACAAAGCTTATGCCTTTTTGAATTCGGGCAGCGTGATCGCCGAAAGCCGATCGCTGGATGGAACCGCTCAACACGTTGCTCAGTCGACCGAACGACGGTGGGCCGTGCCCGTGGCGTTTGCTCTCTCGGCGATCAGTCTGGCTTGCGTACTCGCGATCTTGGGGATTGATATCACGGCGAAGGTCGGCGGATTAACGTTCGCACTGATTATCTGCCTAGCACTCACGACATGGGGATGGCGGTTGCTGCAATCACCCCAACGCAATCTCTGGTGGGTGGCGACGTTCGGCATTCCGATGCTGTGTTTGCTCTACGGAACCAGCTACGCCGGGATCAGCATGATTGTCGCAGGGGCGATTCCAACCGTAAGTGGGACGGCATGGACGACGATCTTAGTCGTCGATGTGGCACTCGCGTTTTGCCTGCTCTTCATGCTGCATGCGGCACTGCGAAATGATCGCAGCCCAATTTGGTTGGAATCCCTTCGGATCCACGCGGCAAATGAATTCTACATCGATGTGATTTACCGGCGTGTGTTCGGATCACTCGCCAAGTCCTGA
- a CDS encoding YbcC family protein — MPSEDMSQIQQALHSQSASAVPTDNAGTSMVSAKIMTTIERVRDRISPVWPLRDYVAVNPYAGFSDQGFLQVRETLRTLSDLELLMPVDYYRSQFQDGAIARTDISNAVDELVADGVEGAERIDVNQVIALLRERPTPGPTSDSEFRSLGNPDRTLYRFVETLDRHTDSDWSRLVDDEISKQCATHYDQGQATWRSRGRGLPLYLAWRTEKLHDRTFELMGIADFRNLVGSLPHQAETAIELLLGLLGLPECLWEDYLLCAALAMPGWSSWTSYQNREACFAGSESSDFAALLAMQLAYEVALSRHLNFHIDWNSLALRHQANRARAKYPTDHDLLRYALLRASEIAWRNRLLGRLRCPLRIKEAEVPSFQPFDDTIHSTPPATPKLAQMVFCIDVRSERIRRNLELAASNIETYGFAGFFGLPIEPVELGCQTGVPNVPALIEPQFKVHNHIHSDPEGTKEATEKRGALRWMRKAWKEFQTSAISSFAFVESTGLWFGPKLIARTFGWNTRSNSRFDGVKRSQQTLLAPSLESLTRQGISLDQQVDLAESILRGIGITRHFGRLVVLCGHACQVENNPLQAGLDCGACGGHSGEPNARLAAKLLNDTKVREGLAGRGIQLSDQTHFLAGVHNTTTDHIEYFDLDSLPPSHTDDFESVVDATANATRQTRRDRLPLLPGPNPNDLDRRSVDWSEVRPEWGLAGNAAFIVAPRSRTRGGSLDGRSFLHSYDYRSDEGFDVLEQIMTAPMVVANWINLQYYASTVDPLHFGSGNKTVHNVVGRFGILSGNGGDLMTGLPWQSVHDGTQYQHHPMRLLSVIEAPCEAIDNVIAKHDTVANLIRHGWLQLVASTETGFYRYTEIGRWEAVWTHDTNPVDRPVCQDETPTN; from the coding sequence ATGCCCTCTGAAGATATGTCTCAAATCCAACAAGCTTTGCACTCACAGTCAGCCTCTGCGGTGCCAACCGACAACGCTGGCACGTCGATGGTGTCCGCAAAAATCATGACCACCATTGAACGCGTTCGTGACCGGATCTCTCCCGTGTGGCCGCTGCGAGACTACGTCGCCGTGAATCCGTATGCGGGATTTTCCGATCAAGGATTCTTGCAAGTCCGGGAGACATTGCGAACGTTATCGGACTTGGAATTGCTGATGCCGGTCGATTATTACCGCAGTCAATTCCAAGATGGTGCGATCGCTCGAACGGATATTTCCAATGCGGTCGACGAATTGGTCGCAGATGGGGTCGAAGGTGCCGAACGCATCGATGTGAATCAGGTCATCGCATTGCTCCGTGAACGACCCACGCCGGGGCCGACGTCAGATTCAGAATTTCGTAGTCTCGGCAACCCAGATCGTACTTTGTATCGATTCGTTGAAACACTCGATCGGCATACCGACTCCGATTGGAGTCGGCTCGTTGATGATGAGATTTCTAAGCAATGCGCGACGCACTACGATCAGGGGCAAGCGACGTGGCGAAGTCGCGGACGCGGTTTGCCACTCTATCTGGCTTGGCGAACAGAAAAGCTTCACGACCGAACTTTCGAATTGATGGGCATCGCCGACTTTCGAAATCTTGTCGGCAGTCTTCCGCATCAGGCTGAAACGGCGATTGAACTGTTGCTCGGCTTGCTGGGACTCCCCGAATGCTTGTGGGAAGACTATTTACTCTGTGCCGCGTTGGCGATGCCGGGCTGGTCGTCTTGGACTAGTTATCAAAACCGCGAGGCATGCTTTGCTGGCAGTGAAAGCTCTGATTTTGCCGCCCTACTTGCGATGCAGCTTGCATATGAAGTGGCGTTGTCCAGGCATTTGAACTTTCACATCGATTGGAATTCGCTGGCATTGCGTCACCAGGCGAATCGCGCCCGAGCGAAATATCCGACGGACCATGACTTACTTCGTTACGCCTTGCTGCGAGCTTCGGAGATCGCGTGGCGAAATCGATTACTAGGTCGGTTGCGATGTCCCCTTCGTATCAAGGAGGCCGAGGTTCCATCATTTCAGCCCTTCGATGATACAATCCATAGCACGCCACCGGCGACGCCGAAACTCGCCCAGATGGTTTTTTGTATTGACGTTCGATCCGAGCGTATACGACGCAATCTGGAATTGGCCGCGTCCAACATCGAAACCTATGGATTCGCAGGCTTCTTCGGACTTCCGATCGAACCCGTCGAGCTAGGTTGTCAGACTGGGGTACCAAATGTTCCGGCTTTGATTGAGCCTCAGTTCAAAGTCCACAACCACATCCATTCGGATCCCGAAGGTACGAAGGAGGCGACCGAGAAACGCGGTGCTCTTCGCTGGATGCGAAAGGCGTGGAAGGAGTTTCAGACGTCGGCGATCAGTTCGTTCGCATTTGTCGAGTCGACCGGTTTGTGGTTTGGTCCAAAGCTGATCGCACGAACATTCGGTTGGAATACACGCAGCAATTCGCGGTTCGATGGTGTCAAGCGATCTCAACAGACGTTGCTTGCCCCGTCGCTTGAAAGCCTCACCCGTCAGGGGATCTCGCTGGATCAGCAAGTCGATTTGGCGGAGTCGATTTTGCGTGGGATCGGGATCACCCGCCATTTTGGGAGGTTGGTTGTCCTTTGCGGACATGCATGCCAAGTCGAAAATAACCCGCTCCAGGCAGGCCTCGATTGCGGTGCCTGTGGTGGTCATTCCGGTGAACCAAACGCACGTCTGGCTGCCAAACTTTTGAATGATACGAAAGTTCGCGAAGGACTGGCGGGACGTGGGATTCAGCTGTCCGATCAAACTCACTTTTTGGCCGGGGTGCACAATACCACCACCGATCACATCGAGTATTTCGACCTCGATTCGTTGCCGCCTTCTCACACCGACGATTTCGAGTCGGTGGTTGATGCCACTGCAAATGCCACCCGTCAAACACGACGCGATCGACTGCCGCTATTGCCAGGGCCTAATCCGAATGATTTGGACCGACGAAGCGTTGATTGGTCCGAAGTGCGTCCGGAATGGGGGCTCGCTGGGAACGCCGCATTCATCGTCGCCCCCCGCTCGCGGACTCGGGGGGGCTCGCTCGATGGCCGATCGTTTTTGCACAGCTACGACTATCGGTCGGATGAAGGTTTTGATGTCCTGGAACAGATCATGACGGCCCCAATGGTCGTCGCGAACTGGATCAATCTGCAGTACTACGCCTCGACCGTGGATCCGTTGCATTTTGGCAGTGGCAACAAGACCGTCCATAACGTCGTCGGACGATTCGGAATCCTTTCGGGGAACGGTGGCGATCTGATGACAGGTTTGCCATGGCAGTCGGTCCATGACGGAACACAGTACCAGCATCATCCCATGCGATTGCTCTCCGTGATCGAAGCTCCTTGTGAAGCGATCGACAATGTGATCGCCAAGCATGACACGGTAGCCAACTTGATCCGTCACGGGTGGTTGCAACTGGTCGCTTCGACCGAAACCGGGTTTTACCGCTATACCGAAATCGGACGCTGGGAGGCGGTGTGGACCCACGATACGAATCCTGTTGACCGACCTGTCTGCCAGGACGAAACGCCGACGAACTAG
- a CDS encoding carbonic anhydrase: protein MSSVTDYTSDATNVSNNPYLGDLKETLLAADRPIQWLVIADDDPAMLRALQVALQGETAATLKKSWDLPIERDNHLRTSIEWSLRNSSIKNVLLVGHSEAIGAACQSVLAKSPSEGPRLNLQQDAHPNASPLLDRINRNNARQQAAMRSYAEQFGLFAKIPTVKQRAASGDLTLYGLYYRAESGVFLAYDVIENRYRPLMES, encoded by the coding sequence ATGAGTTCTGTGACTGACTACACCTCGGACGCGACGAATGTTTCTAACAATCCGTATCTGGGTGATTTGAAAGAAACGTTACTGGCTGCCGATCGCCCCATTCAGTGGCTTGTCATCGCTGATGACGATCCGGCGATGTTGCGTGCCTTGCAAGTGGCACTCCAAGGAGAGACGGCTGCGACATTGAAAAAATCGTGGGACTTGCCAATTGAACGCGACAATCATCTTCGGACATCCATCGAGTGGTCTCTGCGAAACAGCTCAATCAAAAATGTATTGCTAGTCGGGCATTCGGAGGCGATCGGAGCAGCGTGTCAGTCAGTGCTCGCAAAATCACCGTCCGAAGGACCGCGTCTAAATTTGCAGCAAGACGCTCACCCGAACGCGTCGCCCTTGTTGGATCGGATCAATCGTAACAATGCTCGACAGCAGGCTGCGATGCGATCGTATGCCGAACAATTTGGGCTGTTTGCCAAGATCCCGACAGTTAAGCAGCGAGCCGCAAGTGGAGATCTGACGCTGTACGGTTTGTACTACCGAGCCGAAAGCGGTGTTTTTCTGGCCTACGATGTGATCGAAAACCGGTATCGTCCGTTAATGGAATCCTAG
- a CDS encoding DUF4240 domain-containing protein: MNETKFWKIVSLFDWNQTGDDDAVLEPAVAALAEEGADGICQFAEILAQKLHALDTRRHCKACYVGEADPDNGDDYISADDFLYQRCVVVANGKDFFEEVLRDPSEFPQDLEFEALLSLTDSAYERATGEEFDHCTAVSYESFQNHEGWKPTDQTQPGSFTGDSVPLLNRRPT; this comes from the coding sequence ATGAATGAAACAAAGTTTTGGAAAATCGTGTCTTTGTTCGATTGGAATCAAACCGGCGATGACGATGCGGTCTTGGAACCTGCCGTCGCCGCACTCGCCGAGGAAGGCGCCGATGGGATTTGTCAATTCGCGGAAATCCTTGCCCAAAAGCTTCACGCACTCGACACCCGTCGTCACTGCAAAGCTTGCTATGTCGGTGAAGCGGATCCGGACAACGGGGATGACTACATCTCCGCCGATGATTTTTTGTATCAACGCTGCGTCGTGGTCGCAAACGGAAAGGACTTTTTCGAGGAAGTGCTCCGCGACCCGAGTGAATTTCCGCAAGATCTTGAATTCGAAGCGTTATTGTCGCTCACCGACTCGGCGTATGAGCGGGCGACCGGCGAAGAGTTTGATCACTGCACCGCAGTCAGCTATGAAAGCTTTCAAAATCACGAAGGTTGGAAACCGACCGACCAAACGCAGCCAGGCTCCTTTACCGGCGATTCTGTTCCGCTGCTCAATCGACGTCCGACTTAG
- a CDS encoding permease: protein MNTPTQMLLGGFTRLLQGCFAAAPTLLTGFVIAAILRYYLGKSGTQRLFGGDSIRRLPQSWLIGMLLPVCSIGVIPILREMRRAGIKPGAMTAFALSAPLFNPLSLLYGLTLSRPLVIILFAFGSLLIVTTLGIIWDLIEARRAGAELQSSSEDVTHPPTPAGQSSDVIEESEVIGLRRLGAMAVYLGREASGATLLLTLIALSGLTVVAAALPFGAMQTSVEQDNFLAPLTMTVVAVPVYATPMLAMSQLGMMFQHGNSPGAAFSLLILGTGVNLATIVWFGRHYRWRPTAIWFTSLLTIVLGLAYAMNEPLIPPGIEPAGHTHAFDIYTNPISSHQENLVATTKDTLLKSIGIAEAVAAAVIGVLISLGILVRALRWNEATLVSANAVAGGHVARQLDRVVPRGVMGAALLLGLITLSVVACFAYYPPPEECLKEISLARAECLSASMSGDTEHALHWLPIVEEWSRRLEVGTFLRRGTVRPYQRMQGHLIRKKLELLEHELEHDPFEREEVMTIVEGIMDTNRRWVKSFRS, encoded by the coding sequence ATGAATACGCCAACCCAAATGCTGCTTGGCGGATTCACCCGTCTGCTTCAAGGATGCTTTGCCGCCGCGCCGACGCTCTTGACCGGATTTGTGATCGCCGCAATCTTGCGTTACTACCTTGGCAAGTCAGGAACTCAGCGTCTATTTGGCGGTGATTCGATTCGCCGACTTCCGCAATCGTGGTTGATTGGGATGTTGTTGCCGGTCTGCTCGATCGGTGTCATTCCCATTTTACGAGAGATGCGTCGGGCAGGCATCAAGCCCGGCGCGATGACAGCGTTCGCACTTTCGGCACCGCTGTTCAACCCGCTATCTTTGTTGTACGGACTGACACTAAGTCGCCCATTGGTCATCATCCTGTTTGCGTTTGGGTCACTGTTGATCGTCACAACCCTCGGAATCATTTGGGATTTGATTGAGGCCCGGCGTGCTGGCGCGGAACTGCAATCTTCATCGGAAGACGTAACGCACCCTCCTACGCCCGCCGGTCAGTCATCCGATGTGATCGAAGAATCCGAAGTGATCGGCCTCCGACGCCTCGGGGCGATGGCGGTCTATCTCGGCCGTGAAGCATCCGGCGCGACACTGTTGTTGACCCTGATCGCTCTTTCGGGATTGACGGTTGTCGCGGCAGCCTTGCCATTCGGCGCGATGCAAACCAGCGTCGAACAAGATAATTTCTTGGCCCCGCTAACGATGACCGTTGTCGCCGTCCCCGTTTATGCGACACCAATGCTGGCGATGAGCCAATTGGGGATGATGTTCCAACATGGGAACTCGCCCGGCGCCGCGTTTTCGCTGTTGATCCTAGGCACAGGAGTCAACTTGGCAACGATCGTTTGGTTCGGGCGACACTACCGGTGGCGGCCGACGGCAATTTGGTTTACCTCTTTGCTGACGATTGTGCTCGGGTTGGCCTATGCGATGAACGAACCCTTGATTCCTCCAGGGATCGAACCGGCTGGCCATACGCATGCCTTCGACATTTACACCAATCCCATCTCTAGCCACCAGGAAAATCTGGTCGCGACGACGAAGGATACCCTGCTTAAAAGCATCGGAATTGCCGAAGCCGTCGCTGCCGCTGTGATCGGCGTGCTGATCTCTCTCGGGATCCTAGTCAGAGCGCTGCGATGGAATGAAGCCACGTTGGTTTCTGCGAACGCGGTTGCCGGCGGACACGTCGCGCGACAACTCGATCGCGTGGTCCCGCGCGGGGTGATGGGAGCGGCACTGCTGTTGGGCTTAATCACGCTCAGTGTGGTCGCTTGTTTCGCCTATTATCCGCCGCCAGAAGAATGCCTGAAGGAAATCTCGCTGGCCAGGGCGGAGTGCTTATCCGCATCTATGAGTGGTGACACCGAACACGCACTTCATTGGCTCCCGATTGTCGAAGAATGGAGCCGTCGTTTGGAGGTCGGAACATTTCTACGACGAGGCACCGTGCGTCCCTATCAACGAATGCAAGGTCATCTCATCCGCAAAAAGCTCGAGCTACTCGAACATGAACTTGAACATGATCCGTTCGAGCGAGAGGAAGTGATGACGATTGTTGAAGGGATCATGGACACCAATCGACGCTGGGTCAAAAGTTTTCGTAGCTAA
- a CDS encoding AAA family ATPase: MNVTTNSPAASTTRYPRLHRLQQHLRQVLLGKDEQIDLVVACLLARGHLLLDDLPGTGKTTLAKAIADGLHGRLARVQCTPDLMPADITGFSIFNQKTREFDFHPGPVFADVLLADELNRTTPRTQSALLEAMAERQVTIDGHAHTLSSTFFVIATQNPIDSLGAYPLPEAQLDRFSIKLQLGYPDRDAQRQILMRQVKTEQTTTEDASSPGDAMSLQELRELQEQAQRIEVHSRVSDYLIDLVEATREDASVELGVSPRGMLHWQAIAQAWAMLQGRDFVTPTDVVHVARPVLSVRLLTSGENVDDAIERILQSVVAPEYK; encoded by the coding sequence ATGAACGTGACGACTAACTCTCCGGCCGCATCGACAACGCGGTATCCTCGATTGCATCGATTGCAACAACATTTGCGGCAGGTGCTTCTGGGCAAAGATGAACAAATTGATTTGGTCGTCGCATGCCTTTTGGCGCGTGGTCACCTGTTGCTCGACGACCTTCCCGGTACCGGCAAAACGACGCTTGCCAAAGCGATCGCCGATGGCCTGCACGGCCGATTGGCCCGAGTCCAATGTACGCCGGATTTGATGCCTGCTGATATCACTGGATTCAGTATCTTTAATCAGAAAACACGCGAATTCGATTTTCATCCGGGGCCAGTTTTTGCCGACGTTTTGCTTGCCGACGAGTTGAACCGTACCACGCCGCGGACTCAGAGTGCGCTGTTGGAAGCGATGGCAGAACGACAAGTCACCATCGACGGTCACGCCCACACACTGTCGTCAACGTTCTTTGTCATCGCGACTCAGAATCCCATCGACTCACTCGGTGCCTATCCACTGCCGGAAGCTCAGCTCGATCGTTTTTCGATCAAGCTTCAACTAGGTTACCCCGATCGTGACGCTCAACGACAGATCTTGATGCGTCAAGTCAAAACGGAACAGACGACGACCGAAGACGCGAGTTCCCCGGGCGACGCGATGTCACTACAAGAACTACGCGAGCTTCAAGAACAAGCACAACGCATCGAAGTGCATTCGCGGGTCAGTGACTATTTGATCGACTTGGTTGAAGCGACGCGTGAAGACGCTTCGGTCGAACTAGGTGTCAGCCCGCGCGGGATGCTGCATTGGCAAGCTATCGCCCAGGCTTGGGCAATGCTCCAAGGACGCGACTTCGTGACTCCTACCGACGTCGTCCATGTGGCCAGGCCGGTCCTGTCAGTTCGTCTTTTGACCTCGGGGGAAAACGTCGACGATGCCATCGAGCGGATCCTTCAATCGGTTGTCGCGCCGGAGTACAAGTGA
- a CDS encoding transglutaminase-like domain-containing protein — MQSTSLRKVEPQALSVLALSAVYLLRKPAEHAAVLTAEFVTLAILCGLAMGFHGRRRVASIAGVLCCPIVFAMIARAIGQPSAFELSTLTSFGVTALALAILAKDRRVLALSLVISGFLVLFTAAISDSSLAIVAPVLWMVGCVWHLVASRWEKLDLAMPESVSSTWTNRPAVIVFSGLLLIGTVWGVKDHAWKTHPLKSGFMPVSGGSKWSDPAARSGVGTGDAAIAAKDHAESFGAVDSDVFIESKQSSLFDMFNDMVGEPRKTKYEQRQALANQNLIPSHQKTAKTERGGGSFSTDRIAPKKHQKFDDAKSDDVLQWDGPTGIRLALHRYDTFDGIDWTQTADYHQDELKSVEIGGNHWFFDPKFRSPRRNLNRASEEDSISVGLLKILRLDSVRLPLPMLTQAIHLKDIDRVDFFRIDQDGCMFMPGREQVPPMTVVHVASENLREDDLRNRLFDSYSPQLAMRDNDSEWGRLTRGIVDETAEPLDQIHSIVHHLRTKFQFDRQVTPQEVTDESEVPVQQFLRSRRGGDHLFATAAAMMIRELGLPTRLVTGFYVRPNSFDFAAGHASVLPSDVHAWVEVQLNDGRWFEVEPTPGFVEPLYRPSLWLQTKKLVAASWPYALITGLVAGAGYLSRRMWLDWLFVLVWKSAGWMSPKRRCGLAIRVVEARAGLLGLRRPRGDTQRQWIQQLTQTDPACHKTAIEFCDMADAIYFGHRQAGSAGVATRLVRRLDRRTLLKLTHNPS; from the coding sequence ATGCAAAGCACGTCGCTTAGAAAGGTCGAACCGCAAGCGTTGTCGGTGTTGGCTTTGTCAGCAGTTTACCTGCTTCGCAAGCCTGCCGAACATGCCGCGGTGCTGACCGCGGAATTTGTAACGTTGGCGATCCTGTGTGGGTTGGCGATGGGATTTCATGGCCGACGACGAGTCGCGTCGATCGCCGGTGTCCTCTGTTGCCCCATCGTGTTTGCGATGATCGCGCGGGCAATCGGCCAACCATCGGCGTTCGAATTATCGACACTAACGTCGTTCGGAGTCACCGCACTCGCCCTGGCGATTCTTGCCAAGGATCGACGGGTGTTGGCATTGTCATTGGTCATTAGCGGTTTCCTTGTCCTATTCACGGCGGCGATCTCGGATAGTTCGCTGGCGATCGTCGCGCCCGTCCTTTGGATGGTCGGCTGCGTTTGGCACTTGGTTGCCAGCCGGTGGGAAAAACTGGATTTGGCGATGCCCGAATCGGTTAGTTCGACGTGGACCAATCGCCCGGCAGTCATCGTGTTCTCCGGCCTGTTGTTAATTGGGACCGTCTGGGGCGTGAAAGATCATGCCTGGAAGACGCACCCTCTGAAATCTGGATTTATGCCCGTCAGTGGAGGATCAAAATGGTCTGACCCTGCGGCGCGAAGCGGCGTGGGGACCGGTGACGCGGCGATCGCTGCGAAAGACCATGCCGAATCGTTTGGTGCCGTCGACTCGGACGTTTTTATCGAATCGAAACAGTCATCATTGTTTGACATGTTCAATGACATGGTCGGCGAACCAAGAAAGACGAAGTACGAACAACGTCAAGCACTCGCCAATCAAAATCTAATTCCGTCGCACCAAAAGACTGCGAAAACGGAACGCGGCGGTGGCTCGTTTTCGACCGATCGCATCGCTCCGAAGAAGCATCAAAAGTTTGATGACGCAAAATCGGATGACGTGTTGCAGTGGGATGGCCCGACTGGAATTCGTCTCGCTCTGCACCGCTACGATACCTTTGACGGAATCGATTGGACACAGACAGCCGATTACCACCAAGACGAGCTGAAATCCGTTGAGATCGGCGGCAACCACTGGTTCTTCGACCCAAAATTCCGAAGTCCGCGACGGAACCTCAACCGGGCATCCGAAGAGGATTCCATATCAGTGGGGCTACTAAAAATTCTCCGTCTGGATTCGGTTCGCTTGCCTCTTCCGATGCTGACACAAGCGATTCATTTGAAAGACATCGATCGTGTCGACTTCTTTCGTATCGATCAAGACGGCTGCATGTTCATGCCCGGGCGCGAGCAAGTCCCGCCGATGACCGTGGTGCACGTGGCTAGTGAAAACCTACGTGAAGATGATCTGCGGAATCGGCTGTTTGATTCTTACTCACCGCAGCTCGCCATGCGAGACAATGATAGCGAGTGGGGACGCTTGACCCGGGGCATCGTAGACGAAACCGCAGAACCGCTCGACCAAATTCATTCGATCGTTCATCACCTGCGTACTAAGTTCCAATTCGACCGCCAAGTGACGCCGCAGGAAGTGACTGACGAGTCGGAAGTTCCTGTCCAGCAATTTTTACGTTCCCGTCGCGGTGGCGACCATTTGTTTGCGACCGCCGCAGCGATGATGATTCGTGAACTCGGACTGCCCACTCGACTGGTGACGGGATTCTACGTGCGACCAAATTCGTTCGACTTTGCCGCCGGTCACGCTTCGGTCTTGCCGTCGGATGTCCACGCCTGGGTCGAGGTGCAACTTAACGATGGTCGCTGGTTCGAAGTCGAACCGACGCCAGGTTTTGTAGAGCCACTTTATCGTCCTTCGTTGTGGCTTCAAACAAAAAAACTCGTGGCCGCATCTTGGCCGTACGCATTGATCACCGGCCTGGTCGCAGGTGCCGGCTACCTCAGCCGGCGAATGTGGCTGGATTGGTTGTTTGTATTGGTTTGGAAATCCGCAGGCTGGATGTCCCCCAAACGCCGCTGCGGATTAGCCATTCGAGTCGTCGAGGCGCGGGCTGGATTGCTCGGACTTCGGCGTCCCCGGGGCGATACACAACGACAGTGGATACAGCAACTGACTCAAACCGATCCGGCTTGTCACAAAACGGCGATCGAGTTTTGCGACATGGCCGATGCGATCTACTTCGGACACCGGCAGGCAGGCAGTGCCGGCGTCGCGACGCGGCTCGTCCGGCGACTCGATCGGCGCACTCTATTGAAACTTACCCATAACCCTTCATGA